One region of Oryza sativa Japonica Group chromosome 10, ASM3414082v1 genomic DNA includes:
- the LOC9269224 gene encoding geraniol 8-hydroxylase, with the protein MAFFLPLAFSLFLAVISAYVLQLLADARRRLPPGPWPLPLIGNLHQLDHLPHRSLARLAARHGPLMSLRLGTVRAVVASSPEMAREVLQRHNADIAARSFGDSMRAGGHCENSVVCLPPRRRWRALRRLSTVGLFSPRRLDAMRALLEEKVAELVRRVSGHAARGEAVDVGHAAHVAALGVLSRTMFSVDLDPEAAREVSDIVDEASVLGTGPNVSDFFPAIAPADLQGVRRRMARLVKRMYAIIDEQIERRMHGRTAGEPRKNDLLDVMLEEGESKEDSNEINRDAIRGLFTDLFTGGETTSHTMECAMAELLQCPNSMRRVHELKSVIGSKQQMDEHDITKLPYHHTRPKPR; encoded by the exons ATGgcgttcttcctccctctcgcgTTCTCCCTCTTCCTCGCCGTCATCTCCGCCTACGTCCTCCAGCTCCTCGCCgacgctcgccgccggctgccgccaGGCCCGTGGCCGCTGCCGCTGATCGGCAACCTCCACCAGCTCGACCACCTGCCGCACCGCTCCCTcgcgcgcctcgccgcgcgccacgGGCCGCTCATGTCGCTCCGCCTCGGCACCGtgcgcgccgtcgtcgcgtcGTCGCCGGAGATGGCGCGGGAGGTCCTGCAGCGGCACAACGCCGACATCGCCGCCAGGTCCTTCGGCGACTCCATGcgcgccggcggccactgcGAGAACTCCGTGGTTTGCCTGCCCCCGCGCCGCAGGTGGCGCGCCCTGCGGCGGCTCAGCACCGTCGGGCTCTTCTCGCCGCGCCGGCTCGACGCCATGAGGGCTCTCCTGGAGGAGAAGGTGGCCGAGCTTGTCCGCCGCGTGTCCGgccacgccgcgcgcggcgaggccgtgGACGTGGGCCACGCCGCGCACGTCGCCGCGCTGGGCGTCCTGTCGCGCACCATGTTCTCCGTCGACCTCGACCCCGAGGCGGCGCGCGAGGTGAGCGACATCGTGGACGAGGCGTCGGTGCTGGGCACCGGGCCGAACGTCTCCGACTTCTTCCCGGCGATCGCGCCGGCCGACCTCCAGGGAGTTCGCCGGAGGATGGCGAGGCTGGTGAAGAGGATGTACGCCATCATTGACGAGCAGATCGAGCGGAGGATGCATGGCCGCACCGCCGGCGAGCCACGCAAGAACGACCTGCTCGACGTGATgctggaggagggggagagtaAAGAAGATAGCAACGAAATTAACCGTGATGCCATCCGTGGACTTTTTACA GATTTGTTCACTGGTGGAGAGACGACTTCTCACACAATGGAGTGTGCAATGGCAGAACTATTGCAGTGTCCAAACTCGATGAGAAGGGTGCACGAACTCAAGAGTGTGATAGGCAGCAAA